A portion of the Adhaeribacter radiodurans genome contains these proteins:
- a CDS encoding AsmA-like C-terminal region-containing protein yields MKKKAIGKVIQYSLGGFLLLLLLTTGLLYSFKDKIIQLFVAEANRHLKTKVQVEEISLSLFRQFPNVAITLDKVTITENLPGSTAPLAKAKHLYFTLNVPDLLAGRYRVREVFLEEGQVFIKFLPDGLGNYWVFAAEESQPKNKKFAFQLEKITFKNVAINYTDQRRNQFYQVQARQMVAALQVTDQKVGVTANGKFYIQTIQVEKDDYFQNKEVNLQTNLLVDRVASQVNISPSEVRVGPASYQVAGLVNYAGPTALDLRFTGKNANIQALLALLPSKFNQAFGEYQSQGNVYFNGTVKGITSGKANPQVLFQFGCRNATFYHSASKQKLEDLNFQGLFSNGSQQNNLTSVIELKNIRGMLKNRPFTGSMVYRNLQDPYLQVKLNGNLDVRHALEVFPNTNLKRGSGEVAVNIAFAGKLRSFQSRTGYGQVNSSGEISLRNVALEVKNYKPVFRQLNGNFLFRKSDLAVTDFKGKLGSSDFLINGYFKNVLGWLFLSNQRLHMEADLESGFLNFDELLSEEKENTGIIRQVNTRRQKAAPVYKLTVSPYFDFDVNTSVQNLQFRRFRGKKVQGKLRLKNQVISSPELALQIIGGRFAIQGVLDARRSNNIQVTTLTTVNSIRLDSLFYVFENFGQQFLVQRHLWGELTATIHSDLYFNNHLKPLTDRMEAEVNARIRNGELLNFEPMQKLSPFLPKRELAHLQFSDLSNTFWIQNRTVYIPEMEVRSNVSRASVIGIQGMHTFDQQLDYKFRIPLRNKMRRGDAEVIGLTENNGPNLFLTLKGNENNYKVAYDKQRVKTKIAQDLRREKQEFKEVIKIKPQVLPKKPTAPQPNTDEYFDF; encoded by the coding sequence ATAAGATTATTCAGCTTTTTGTAGCCGAAGCAAATCGCCACTTAAAAACTAAAGTTCAGGTAGAGGAAATCTCGCTTTCGTTGTTTCGTCAGTTTCCTAACGTAGCTATTACTTTAGATAAAGTAACGATAACAGAAAATTTGCCCGGCAGTACGGCTCCCTTAGCCAAAGCCAAACACTTGTATTTTACTTTAAACGTGCCCGATTTACTGGCCGGTAGATACCGGGTGCGCGAAGTTTTTTTAGAAGAAGGGCAGGTATTCATAAAGTTTTTACCAGATGGTTTGGGTAATTATTGGGTATTTGCCGCAGAGGAAAGCCAGCCTAAAAATAAAAAGTTTGCTTTTCAACTGGAAAAAATAACTTTTAAAAATGTGGCTATAAACTACACTGATCAACGCCGGAATCAGTTTTACCAGGTGCAGGCTCGCCAAATGGTAGCTGCCTTACAGGTTACCGACCAAAAAGTAGGAGTTACTGCCAACGGGAAATTTTATATTCAAACCATTCAGGTAGAAAAAGACGATTACTTCCAGAACAAAGAAGTTAACCTGCAAACCAATTTGCTGGTAGACCGGGTAGCCAGTCAGGTAAATATTTCCCCGTCGGAGGTGAGGGTAGGGCCAGCAAGTTATCAGGTGGCAGGTTTAGTAAATTATGCCGGACCAACAGCTTTAGATTTACGTTTTACGGGCAAAAACGCCAATATTCAGGCACTGTTGGCTTTGTTGCCTTCTAAATTCAATCAGGCTTTTGGCGAGTACCAGAGCCAAGGCAACGTGTATTTTAACGGTACTGTAAAAGGCATTACTTCGGGCAAAGCCAATCCGCAGGTCTTATTTCAGTTTGGCTGCCGCAATGCCACGTTTTATCATTCTGCTTCTAAACAAAAATTGGAAGACTTAAACTTTCAGGGACTATTCTCAAACGGCAGCCAGCAAAATAATCTTACTTCCGTAATAGAATTAAAAAATATACGCGGGATGCTTAAGAACCGGCCATTTACCGGCTCTATGGTGTACCGGAATTTGCAGGACCCCTATTTACAAGTAAAATTAAATGGGAACCTGGATGTAAGGCACGCGCTGGAAGTTTTTCCGAATACTAATCTTAAACGTGGCAGCGGAGAAGTAGCTGTCAACATTGCTTTTGCTGGAAAACTGCGTTCCTTTCAATCGCGCACCGGTTACGGACAAGTAAATAGCTCCGGCGAAATTTCGCTCCGAAATGTAGCATTAGAGGTTAAAAATTATAAACCCGTTTTCCGGCAACTAAACGGTAATTTTCTGTTTCGGAAGAGTGATTTGGCCGTAACAGATTTTAAAGGAAAATTAGGAAGTTCAGATTTTCTAATCAATGGCTATTTCAAAAATGTGCTGGGTTGGCTGTTTTTATCTAATCAACGGCTGCACATGGAAGCAGACCTAGAATCTGGTTTTCTTAATTTTGATGAGTTACTTAGCGAAGAGAAAGAAAATACGGGCATTATTCGTCAGGTAAATACCCGACGTCAGAAAGCCGCCCCCGTTTATAAGTTAACGGTTTCGCCTTATTTTGATTTCGACGTAAATACTTCTGTACAAAATTTGCAGTTCCGACGGTTTCGGGGGAAGAAAGTACAGGGTAAATTGCGCTTGAAAAATCAGGTAATCTCGTCGCCGGAATTAGCCTTACAGATAATTGGCGGCCGGTTTGCCATTCAGGGTGTGCTCGACGCCCGGCGATCGAACAACATTCAGGTAACTACACTTACTACCGTTAACAGTATCCGGCTCGATAGTTTGTTTTACGTTTTCGAGAATTTTGGGCAGCAATTTTTGGTTCAGCGCCATTTGTGGGGTGAGCTTACGGCTACTATTCATTCTGATTTATATTTTAATAATCATTTAAAGCCTTTAACGGATCGAATGGAAGCCGAAGTAAATGCCCGTATCCGCAATGGAGAACTGCTTAATTTTGAGCCTATGCAAAAGCTATCGCCGTTTCTTCCGAAGCGGGAACTGGCTCATCTGCAATTTTCGGATCTGAGCAATACCTTCTGGATTCAGAACCGCACGGTTTACATTCCGGAGATGGAAGTACGTTCAAATGTGTCCCGGGCTTCGGTGATTGGTATTCAAGGCATGCATACCTTCGATCAGCAGTTAGATTATAAATTCAGGATTCCTTTGCGGAACAAAATGCGTCGTGGAGATGCGGAGGTAATAGGCTTAACCGAGAACAACGGACCTAACTTATTTTTAACCTTAAAAGGCAACGAAAACAACTACAAAGTAGCTTACGATAAACAACGGGTTAAGACCAAAATTGCCCAAGACCTGCGCCGCGAAAAACAAGAGTTTAAAGAAGTTATAAAAATTAAACCCCAGGTTTTGCCCAAAAAGCCAACTGCCCCGCAGCCTAATACAGACGAATACTTTGACTTTTAG
- a CDS encoding ring-cleaving dioxygenase codes for MENKILGLHHITAIADKAKRNLDFYTKVLGLRLLKKTVNFDDPGTYHLYYGDEKGSAGTILTFFPYEGARRGLTGTGMITEIGYSVPAGSFAFWLNRFAENGVPYQQPAERFGEKYIAFQDPDGLQFALIASNTPDARVPWETPEVKADVATKGFHNATLTLRDSQATAAILTEIFDYKLQAQEGNRQRFATDAVEQAGIIDLVDAPNQIRGMGGAGTNHHIAFRVKNEEVLTHFRDKIASRGLNITHKIDRNYFYSLYFREPGGVLFEIATDNPGFGIDEPWDQLGSGLLLPPQYEPRRDEIEAILPKLD; via the coding sequence ATGGAAAATAAAATTTTAGGCCTGCACCACATTACGGCTATTGCCGACAAGGCCAAACGTAATTTAGACTTTTACACCAAGGTGCTGGGATTACGCCTGCTTAAAAAAACTGTAAATTTCGACGACCCGGGTACTTACCACTTGTATTACGGCGATGAAAAAGGCAGTGCAGGTACTATTTTAACTTTTTTTCCTTACGAAGGAGCCCGTCGAGGACTTACCGGAACCGGTATGATTACCGAAATTGGCTATTCTGTGCCGGCCGGCAGCTTTGCTTTCTGGTTAAACCGCTTTGCTGAGAACGGTGTACCGTACCAACAACCAGCAGAAAGATTCGGGGAGAAATACATTGCTTTCCAAGACCCGGATGGGTTGCAGTTTGCCTTAATTGCTTCCAACACGCCGGATGCGCGCGTACCTTGGGAAACTCCGGAAGTAAAGGCCGATGTTGCTACTAAAGGCTTTCACAATGCTACTTTAACTTTACGGGATAGTCAGGCGACAGCCGCTATTTTAACAGAAATTTTCGATTACAAGCTACAAGCGCAGGAAGGCAACCGCCAACGGTTCGCTACGGATGCAGTGGAGCAAGCTGGCATTATTGATTTAGTAGACGCTCCAAATCAAATCCGGGGTATGGGTGGGGCCGGTACTAATCATCACATTGCCTTCCGGGTAAAGAACGAAGAAGTATTAACGCATTTCCGCGACAAAATTGCTAGCCGGGGATTAAATATTACCCATAAAATAGACCGTAATTATTTTTATTCCTTATACTTCCGGGAGCCAGGCGGCGTACTATTCGAAATTGCCACCGATAACCCAGGTTTTGGCATTGATGAGCCCTGGGATCAGTTAGGTTCTGGTTTACTGCTCCCACCGCAATACGAACCTCGCCGGGATGAAATCGAAGCAATTCTGCCGAAATTAGATTAA
- a CDS encoding YceI family protein — MATTKWAVDPTHSEVQFKVKHLMITTVTGYFQKFNVEAETEDDQFTSAKSVVFTADVDSISTNNEQRDTHLKSADFFDAENHSEIRFVADKYENVGGDDYKLHGTLTIRGISKPITVNVEFGGIVVDPYGQTKAGFTVAGKISRKEFGLTWNAVTEAGSVVVSDEIKLQAEIQLVKQS; from the coding sequence ATGGCAACTACAAAATGGGCAGTAGACCCAACACACAGCGAAGTTCAGTTTAAAGTAAAACACCTCATGATTACTACGGTAACGGGTTATTTCCAAAAGTTTAACGTGGAAGCGGAAACCGAAGACGATCAGTTTACCAGCGCGAAAAGCGTAGTATTTACCGCTGATGTTGATTCTATCAGCACCAATAACGAACAACGCGATACTCACTTAAAATCTGCCGATTTTTTTGATGCCGAAAACCACAGCGAAATCCGGTTTGTAGCTGATAAATACGAGAATGTAGGCGGCGACGATTATAAATTACATGGCACTTTAACCATTCGGGGTATTTCTAAACCTATTACAGTAAACGTTGAATTTGGTGGTATTGTAGTAGACCCTTACGGACAAACCAAAGCTGGCTTTACAGTAGCTGGAAAAATTAGCCGGAAAGAATTTGGCTTAACCTGGAACGCTGTAACCGAAGCGGGTAGCGTTGTAGTAAGCGACGAAATTAAATTGCAAGCCGAGATTCAATTGGTAAAACAAAGTTGA
- a CDS encoding DUF5996 family protein has product MKSNWPELSYIHAKETYKTLLLFTQIIGKIKLTQLPWVNHAWHVTLSVTPPGLTTGLIPSEKQYFQIDFDLQNHYLIIITQSGERRQFSLKNLSVADFYQKAFSNLTELNINVRIYPVPNELEEVIPFHQDTIHATYQPEQVEHLHQVLLHAHRILTYFRAEFKGKCSPVHFFWGGFDLAVSRFSGRPAPEHPGGVPHLPDWVAQEAYSHEVSSCGFWPGNDSFPEAAFYAYIYPEPAGYDQAVVSPSAAYYHQTLREFILPYNAVQQVEEPEQAVLSFLRSTYSSAADLAGWDRAALEVSSTS; this is encoded by the coding sequence ATGAAATCTAACTGGCCCGAACTTTCCTATATTCATGCTAAAGAGACCTACAAAACTTTATTGCTGTTTACCCAAATAATAGGTAAAATAAAACTTACTCAACTTCCTTGGGTTAATCATGCCTGGCATGTTACTTTATCTGTTACGCCTCCCGGGCTAACTACAGGGCTTATTCCCAGTGAAAAACAATACTTTCAGATAGATTTTGATCTTCAGAACCATTATTTAATAATTATAACGCAGTCCGGCGAAAGACGACAGTTTAGTTTAAAGAATCTTTCGGTAGCCGACTTTTACCAGAAGGCCTTTTCCAATCTGACTGAATTAAATATAAATGTCAGGATTTATCCGGTTCCAAATGAATTAGAAGAAGTTATTCCTTTTCATCAGGATACAATTCACGCTACTTATCAGCCCGAACAAGTAGAACATTTACACCAGGTTTTACTGCATGCTCATCGCATTTTAACTTATTTCCGGGCTGAATTTAAGGGCAAATGCAGTCCGGTACATTTTTTCTGGGGTGGTTTTGACTTAGCTGTTTCTCGTTTTTCAGGGCGTCCCGCTCCAGAACACCCGGGCGGGGTACCACATTTGCCCGATTGGGTAGCACAGGAAGCGTACTCCCATGAAGTGAGCAGTTGTGGCTTTTGGCCCGGCAACGACAGCTTTCCTGAAGCGGCTTTTTACGCTTATATTTACCCGGAGCCAGCGGGTTATGATCAAGCAGTTGTTTCGCCTTCGGCTGCTTATTACCACCAAACTCTTCGAGAATTTATTTTACCTTACAACGCCGTGCAGCAAGTAGAAGAACCGGAACAAGCCGTATTGAGCTTTTTGCGGAGTACATATTCGTCTGCTGCCGATCTCGCCGGCTGGGACCGCGCCGCCTTAGAAGTAAGTAGTACCTCTTAA
- a CDS encoding ROK family protein yields the protein MMKSLLSEDRILSVDIGGSNIKATILDSQGTLLNEYKKLPTPLPAAPERVIATIQELVKDFSDYNKVSVGFPGYIRNGRVFTAPNLDTSLWRNVCLQEELKEALNKPVRLVNDADLQGLGVVSGQGLEMVITLGTGFGTALLLDGNLLPHLELAHHPVIGRKTYDQYVGEKAFRKHGEEKWNQRMERVLSILKAVFNYDHLYISGGNANKIRFKLDDNITIVSNRDGIKGGTRLWLQEEHHFSDACKSVF from the coding sequence ATGATGAAAAGCCTTTTATCCGAAGATAGAATTTTATCTGTTGATATTGGTGGCTCTAATATTAAAGCCACTATTTTAGATTCGCAGGGAACACTGCTGAATGAGTACAAGAAACTGCCTACTCCTTTGCCGGCGGCTCCCGAAAGAGTAATTGCTACTATTCAGGAGTTAGTAAAAGATTTTTCAGATTATAATAAAGTGTCGGTCGGTTTTCCGGGTTATATCCGGAATGGGAGGGTATTTACGGCTCCCAACCTGGATACTTCGCTATGGCGAAATGTTTGCCTGCAGGAGGAATTAAAAGAGGCATTAAACAAACCCGTGCGACTGGTAAACGATGCCGATTTACAAGGTTTAGGTGTAGTGAGTGGTCAGGGTTTAGAAATGGTGATTACTTTAGGTACCGGCTTTGGTACCGCTTTATTGTTAGATGGCAATTTGTTACCCCACTTAGAACTGGCGCACCACCCCGTAATTGGCCGTAAAACCTACGACCAGTATGTGGGCGAAAAAGCTTTTAGAAAGCACGGAGAAGAAAAATGGAACCAGCGCATGGAACGGGTATTAAGCATTTTAAAAGCAGTTTTCAATTACGATCATTTATATATCAGCGGTGGAAATGCCAATAAAATCCGGTTTAAGCTGGACGATAATATAACTATTGTTTCTAACCGGGACGGAATAAAAGGCGGTACGCGCTTATGGTTGCAGGAAGAACATCACTTTTCTGATGCTTGTAAATCAGTCTTCTAG
- a CDS encoding PQQ-dependent sugar dehydrogenase: protein MNKPFFYLVILLAAFATLAATSPRPHSNQHKSEVIADSTSFTVDKLYEGFNNPWGMAWLPDGRLLVTERAGQILVFKNNKYTGEKLTGVPEVFAEGQGGLLDIKLHPDYQKNKWIYISYSKPVEGGATTAIMRFKLQGNQLVEKKDIFLAKPYLKADFHFGSRIIFDKDKYLYFSSGERGTQPKVQELDNDHGKIHRIYDDGRIPQDNPFVKQAGAHPSIWTYGHRNPQGMVYDAANNRIWAVEHGPKGGDELNLIQKGKNYGWPKTSYGINYDGTILTEFKEMAGVENPVRYWVPSIGPCGMAIVTSNRYPDWKGNLLVGALAFRHIARVQLDGAKYVKEQKLVQDIGRVRSVAEGPDGYIYAITEGPGLLVKLTPSKL, encoded by the coding sequence ATGAATAAACCCTTTTTTTATTTAGTTATTTTACTAGCAGCTTTTGCTACGCTAGCCGCAACTTCTCCCCGGCCCCACTCCAACCAGCATAAGTCGGAGGTAATTGCCGATTCTACCTCGTTTACCGTTGATAAATTATACGAAGGCTTTAACAACCCGTGGGGTATGGCTTGGCTACCAGACGGCAGATTACTCGTTACCGAACGGGCCGGCCAGATTCTGGTTTTTAAGAATAATAAATATACCGGCGAGAAATTAACCGGCGTACCGGAAGTATTTGCCGAAGGACAGGGTGGCTTGCTGGACATTAAACTGCACCCGGATTATCAGAAAAATAAGTGGATCTATATCTCTTACTCCAAGCCGGTAGAAGGCGGTGCTACTACCGCTATTATGCGCTTTAAACTGCAAGGCAACCAGTTAGTAGAAAAAAAGGATATTTTCTTAGCCAAACCTTACTTAAAAGCTGACTTCCATTTTGGCAGCCGGATAATTTTTGATAAAGATAAATATTTATATTTCAGCTCCGGCGAAAGAGGTACCCAGCCTAAAGTACAGGAGTTAGATAACGACCACGGCAAAATCCACCGCATTTACGACGATGGCCGTATTCCGCAAGACAACCCTTTTGTAAAACAGGCAGGTGCTCACCCATCCATCTGGACTTATGGTCACCGTAATCCGCAGGGTATGGTATACGATGCGGCCAATAACCGTATTTGGGCCGTAGAACACGGACCTAAAGGAGGCGATGAATTAAACCTGATTCAGAAAGGTAAAAACTATGGCTGGCCGAAAACGTCTTACGGCATTAACTACGACGGTACTATTTTAACGGAGTTTAAAGAAATGGCAGGCGTAGAAAATCCGGTTCGTTACTGGGTTCCTTCTATTGGCCCGTGCGGTATGGCTATTGTAACCAGTAACCGGTACCCCGATTGGAAAGGGAATTTATTAGTGGGTGCCTTAGCTTTCCGGCACATTGCCCGGGTGCAGTTAGATGGTGCCAAATACGTGAAAGAGCAAAAATTAGTACAAGATATTGGTCGCGTACGAAGCGTTGCCGAAGGACCAGATGGCTACATTTACGCCATTACCGAAGGACCGGGTTTGCTCGTAAAACTTACTCCCAGCAAGCTATAA
- a CDS encoding TetR/AcrR family transcriptional regulator, with protein MTNCFLVPEEKLKEAAKKVFLEKGFDGTTTRDIAQEAGMNVALLNYYFRSKEKLFSLVFNELLELNFRGMLHIMNQPIPLKDKITGLIDHDFHIFRCNPGLVTFLQNELHRNPDRFLDAISFEKGRLTTVFGQQLQEAIDAGEVRPITIPHVLQLIAANVQYIFQSKVMATRLWQMTEEEFDQHLTEHQKIVKDMICNYLFIAKPD; from the coding sequence ATGACAAATTGTTTTTTAGTACCCGAAGAAAAATTAAAGGAGGCGGCTAAAAAAGTATTTCTGGAGAAAGGATTCGATGGTACTACTACCCGCGATATTGCTCAGGAAGCCGGAATGAATGTGGCCTTACTAAATTATTATTTCCGGAGTAAAGAAAAGTTATTTTCGTTGGTATTTAATGAATTGTTGGAGCTTAACTTCCGGGGTATGCTCCATATCATGAACCAGCCAATACCGTTGAAAGATAAAATAACGGGTTTGATAGATCATGATTTTCATATTTTTAGATGCAACCCGGGCTTGGTTACCTTTTTGCAAAACGAACTGCACCGAAATCCGGATCGCTTCCTGGATGCTATATCTTTTGAAAAAGGCCGGCTTACCACTGTTTTCGGGCAGCAATTGCAGGAAGCCATTGATGCCGGAGAGGTTCGCCCCATTACTATTCCGCATGTGTTACAGCTAATAGCAGCAAATGTGCAGTATATTTTTCAAAGTAAAGTAATGGCTACGCGCTTGTGGCAAATGACCGAAGAAGAGTTTGACCAACATTTAACCGAACACCAAAAAATAGTAAAAGATATGATTTGCAATTACTTATTTATTGCAAAACCGGATTGA
- a CDS encoding DUF5686 and carboxypeptidase-like regulatory domain-containing protein: protein MLPHYISNFIKVLLLVGVLSFLAINKMLAQSTSPTIVRGILNDAQTQEPLIGVSVYFPDTQIGTVTDVEGKYVLKANQAFSQVRFSYVGYKTVNRSIAPNQIQELNLTLDNDSQQLTEVVIKGKRRYRNKNNPAVDLIREVIAHKAANQLQQYNFAEYEQYEKLRFSLTNTPTKLKKNFLLREFPYLTADLDTTTLKGRALLPFYIQEVFSNNFYRRNPDKKKKIITAEKKVDFGEYIDSKGMQAYFNHLYQDIDIYQNNITVVTNQFLSPIADAAPTFYRFYITDTVATQNGKLIQLTFEPRNETDFLFAGNLYVTQDGNFAVQKADLGISKTINLNWVRDLRIKLDFTPDEAGKYHLSKSEMRADLGLTPKGNFGMYGSRLVVYRNYAFDKPQPINFYEGLPIIAAELKTQPDENFFNANRPDSLTASESTTYTNIETLRNSPSFKRTTDWATLLIAGYKKAGPKIEIGPVATFYSFNPVEGFRLRFGGRTTPDFSKKINFDTYAAYGFKDEKWKYYLGATYSLTDKTIYDFPVRSVRVSYQQDTKIPGQELQLIQESNVFLSLKRGVNDKYLYNKTFNLEYLQEFENHFSYRLGLKRWQQSPAGSLEFERITTSENQSSLLSSLTTAELSAELRWAPNEKFFQGKIYRTSFIGRYPVFTIRGIAGVKGLFDGEYNYQQITLNVFKRFSLSQLGYTDVVTEGGYLFGQVPYPLLSIHRANQTYSYQFQSYNLMNFLEFASDRYASIMLDHCFNGFIFNKIPLIKKTKFREYVTLKALYGGVRDENNPAYNSQLLKFPVDASGQTTTYSLEDKPYVEGSVGIGNIFKFFRIDLVKRFSYLNHPNTSELGLRGQFKFDF, encoded by the coding sequence ATGTTACCGCATTATATTTCAAACTTCATCAAGGTGCTTCTGCTGGTTGGAGTTTTGAGTTTTCTAGCCATAAATAAAATGTTGGCCCAGAGCACTTCCCCCACTATTGTTAGAGGAATTTTAAATGATGCCCAAACCCAAGAGCCTCTTATTGGTGTTTCGGTGTATTTTCCAGACACTCAAATTGGTACGGTTACCGATGTGGAAGGTAAGTACGTACTAAAAGCAAATCAGGCTTTTTCGCAGGTACGCTTCTCCTATGTGGGTTACAAAACTGTTAACCGTTCTATTGCGCCTAACCAAATCCAGGAACTTAATTTAACTCTGGATAACGATAGTCAGCAATTAACGGAAGTAGTTATTAAAGGCAAGCGCCGCTACCGCAATAAAAATAACCCGGCCGTAGATTTAATCCGGGAAGTTATTGCGCATAAAGCCGCCAATCAATTACAACAGTATAATTTTGCCGAGTACGAACAATACGAAAAGCTGCGCTTCTCTTTAACCAATACCCCCACAAAACTCAAGAAAAACTTTTTACTCCGGGAATTTCCTTACTTAACCGCCGATTTAGACACTACTACCTTAAAAGGAAGAGCGCTGCTGCCATTTTATATACAAGAGGTTTTTTCTAATAATTTCTACCGCCGGAACCCCGATAAAAAGAAAAAAATAATTACCGCTGAGAAAAAAGTAGATTTCGGCGAGTACATCGATAGCAAAGGCATGCAGGCTTATTTTAACCACCTGTACCAGGACATTGATATTTATCAAAATAACATTACAGTAGTAACCAACCAGTTTCTGAGCCCAATTGCCGATGCGGCGCCTACGTTTTACCGCTTTTATATAACCGATACCGTAGCTACCCAGAATGGCAAACTAATACAGTTAACTTTTGAACCCCGCAACGAAACCGACTTTTTATTTGCAGGAAACTTATACGTAACCCAAGATGGTAATTTTGCGGTGCAGAAAGCCGATTTAGGCATTAGTAAAACCATAAACCTGAACTGGGTGCGGGATTTGCGCATTAAGCTGGATTTTACCCCCGATGAAGCCGGTAAATACCATTTAAGCAAAAGCGAGATGCGCGCCGACCTGGGCTTAACGCCTAAAGGTAATTTTGGCATGTACGGCAGCAGGTTAGTAGTTTATAGAAATTATGCCTTCGATAAACCGCAACCCATTAATTTTTACGAGGGTTTACCCATTATAGCAGCAGAGTTAAAGACCCAACCCGACGAAAACTTCTTTAATGCCAACCGTCCGGATTCGTTAACGGCCAGCGAATCTACTACTTACACCAACATTGAAACCTTGCGGAATTCGCCTTCTTTTAAAAGAACCACTGATTGGGCTACTCTATTAATTGCCGGGTATAAAAAAGCAGGTCCGAAAATAGAAATTGGGCCGGTGGCTACTTTTTACAGCTTTAACCCGGTAGAAGGTTTCCGGTTGCGGTTTGGCGGCCGTACCACTCCTGATTTTAGTAAAAAAATAAATTTTGATACCTACGCGGCTTACGGTTTTAAAGACGAAAAATGGAAGTATTATCTGGGTGCCACTTACTCTTTAACCGATAAAACCATTTACGATTTTCCGGTACGGTCAGTGCGGGTGAGTTACCAGCAAGATACTAAAATACCTGGCCAGGAATTGCAGTTAATTCAAGAGAGTAACGTTTTTTTAAGTTTAAAACGGGGTGTTAACGATAAATACCTGTACAATAAAACCTTTAACCTGGAGTATTTGCAGGAGTTTGAAAACCATTTTTCGTATCGTTTAGGCTTAAAAAGATGGCAGCAATCACCGGCAGGTAGCTTGGAATTTGAAAGAATTACAACTTCCGAAAACCAGTCATCTTTGTTATCTAGCTTAACTACCGCGGAGCTTTCGGCGGAATTACGCTGGGCACCCAACGAGAAGTTCTTTCAGGGTAAAATTTACCGTACTTCCTTTATTGGTCGTTATCCGGTGTTTACCATACGCGGGATTGCCGGCGTAAAAGGCTTGTTCGATGGCGAGTATAATTATCAGCAAATTACCTTAAACGTATTTAAACGCTTTAGCTTATCACAATTAGGTTACACCGATGTGGTAACCGAAGGTGGTTATTTGTTCGGGCAGGTACCGTATCCTTTATTATCTATTCACCGGGCCAATCAAACGTATTCGTACCAGTTTCAGTCGTATAACCTGATGAACTTCCTGGAATTTGCCAGCGACCGGTACGCCAGTATTATGCTGGATCATTGTTTTAACGGGTTTATTTTTAATAAAATTCCGCTTATCAAGAAAACCAAGTTCCGGGAGTATGTTACTCTTAAAGCTCTATACGGTGGTGTGCGCGACGAAAACAATCCGGCATATAATAGTCAGTTGTTGAAGTTCCCGGTAGATGCCAGCGGGCAGACTACTACTTACTCTTTAGAAGATAAGCCTTACGTGGAGGGTAGCGTGGGTATCGGAAATATTTTTAAATTTTTTAGAATAGATCTGGTAAAACGTTTTTCTTATCTCAACCACCCGAATACTTCAGAGCTAGGCTTACGCGGTCAGTTTAAATTTGACTTCTAA
- a CDS encoding acyl carrier protein, with product MTTFNQVKDLILAQGIVSRVAILLETDLVLDLNYKPVDRAELFRMIQREFKINLDPEEFTSLTRIEQITHYIQESRQITKPC from the coding sequence ATGACAACATTTAACCAAGTAAAGGATTTAATTTTGGCGCAAGGTATTGTTTCGCGGGTAGCCATTTTACTCGAAACCGATTTAGTACTAGACCTGAACTATAAACCAGTGGATAGAGCAGAGTTATTCCGGATGATTCAACGGGAATTTAAAATAAATCTGGACCCGGAAGAATTTACTTCCTTAACCCGGATAGAGCAAATAACCCACTATATTCAGGAAAGCCGCCAAATTACTAAACCTTGTTAA